In one window of Hymenobacter nivis DNA:
- the cas2 gene encoding CRISPR-associated endonuclease Cas2, protein MYIILVYDMKQQRVGRMLKLCRRYLHWIQNSVFEGEISEVKLAEFLVKARTIMIEDEDSVILFKSRTQQWLEKQVVGRERSTLDTIL, encoded by the coding sequence ATGTACATTATCCTGGTTTATGACATGAAGCAGCAGCGCGTGGGCCGCATGCTGAAGCTCTGCCGCCGCTACTTGCACTGGATTCAAAACTCCGTTTTTGAGGGCGAAATCAGCGAGGTAAAATTAGCCGAGTTTTTGGTGAAGGCCCGCACTATCATGATTGAGGACGAGGACAGTGTCATTCTCTTCAAAAGCCGTACCCAGCAGTGGCTGGAAAAGCAAGTGGTGGGCCGCGAACGCAGTACGCTGGACACGATTTTGTAA
- a CDS encoding CRISPR-associated protein Cas7 codes for MTSPYLYLRGLRHAEHTVFSVQDGQKYYTDVQFNVRQAYSSGQQVKRSIMDALTTGLNVAPAPITFNWQTKKGKNNETQFEQKEPWSPCDPTHVDQLLGGYMRAETGEFTIKRRSPLSISAMRPLHPLLGGLERERENLTFDRTSHPANHPVRVRDEKGNELSKEEVDALLLSTKRNLPNRIWIPDHSRASGLFVYDVAVDLRTLFCVSVNTLEPELHPTKVAELKAQGWTEVCNAFGPCLLAPKSVREATIPALAYALLNWRITSNQARTFSLMETLAVAISDNANHLAGAIRGQLREDTERPAAKPMLDETAGAKLYVSLPASGYIAGAYGAPNALEQAEQDIAQRLREFDYENQTVPASAG; via the coding sequence ATGACTTCCCCCTACCTCTACCTGCGCGGCCTGCGCCACGCCGAACACACCGTTTTCTCGGTACAAGACGGCCAGAAATACTACACTGATGTCCAGTTCAATGTCCGCCAAGCCTATTCCAGCGGGCAGCAGGTGAAACGGAGTATCATGGATGCGCTGACTACGGGCCTGAACGTGGCCCCGGCTCCCATCACCTTCAACTGGCAAACCAAGAAGGGTAAGAACAACGAAACCCAGTTTGAGCAAAAGGAGCCGTGGTCGCCCTGCGACCCTACCCACGTCGACCAGCTTCTAGGTGGCTACATGCGGGCCGAAACCGGCGAATTCACCATCAAGCGCCGCTCGCCGCTCTCAATTTCGGCCATGCGGCCGCTGCATCCGCTGTTGGGCGGCCTGGAGCGCGAGCGCGAAAACCTGACGTTTGACCGCACCTCGCATCCCGCCAACCACCCCGTGCGAGTGCGCGATGAGAAGGGCAACGAGCTAAGTAAGGAAGAAGTAGATGCCCTGCTGCTCAGCACCAAGCGCAACCTACCCAACCGCATCTGGATACCCGATCACAGCCGCGCCTCAGGCCTGTTCGTGTACGACGTAGCCGTGGATTTGCGCACGCTGTTCTGTGTATCAGTTAATACCCTGGAGCCGGAACTACACCCTACCAAGGTAGCCGAACTAAAAGCGCAGGGCTGGACGGAGGTTTGCAACGCGTTCGGCCCTTGCCTGCTGGCCCCCAAGTCGGTACGTGAGGCGACTATTCCGGCGCTGGCGTACGCGTTGCTCAACTGGCGCATCACCAGCAACCAGGCCCGCACCTTCAGCCTGATGGAAACGCTGGCCGTGGCTATTTCCGACAACGCCAACCATTTGGCCGGAGCCATCCGTGGCCAGCTGCGCGAAGACACCGAGCGCCCCGCCGCCAAGCCGATGCTGGACGAAACAGCCGGGGCAAAGCTGTACGTTTCGCTGCCCGCCTCGGGCTACATCGCGGGCGCTTATGGCGCACCCAATGCGTTGGAGCAAGCTGAGCAGGACATTGCCCAGCGGCTGCGCGAGTTTGACTATGAAAACCAAACGGTGCCCGCCAGCGCTGGCTAG
- a CDS encoding SDR family oxidoreductase codes for MLWNNPNAKSGVEKINPSDASKPENVAAAIAFLVSDNAEFVQGSELLVDGGRLDHL; via the coding sequence ATGCTCTGGAACAACCCGAACGCGAAAAGCGGCGTCGAAAAAATTAACCCCAGCGACGCGAGTAAGCCCGAAAACGTGGCCGCCGCCATCGCCTTCCTGGTCTCCGACAACGCCGAATTTGTGCAAGGCTCCGAGCTGCTGGTCGACGGTGGCCGGCTCGATCATTTGTAG
- a CDS encoding transposase, with translation MKQRLVVKITTLLHSVPLVRNLARKKFVARFVLGLFKSRNVQFCEVAQHLNDGVKLASNETRIQDFFREADLDYVALAVLLVGLLPGTGKLRLCIDRTEWDFGRCQVNILLVTVGRGDCHWPLCWELLDNRSGNSGTADRTALLDFCLRVLGPDRVGLVVGDREFVGHAWFKYLKDKGILFVMRLPKHHLLTDPQGRRHAVADWGLRPGQCRQLPVCQVDGVWGGAQVTALAGGEYLFLFGTANPAFLGQFYRKRWTIEACFQNLKGRGFALRATHLRCRDKLKKLVGLVSLAYALCVSVGTRLHEKVQPIPQKNNGYKRASFGRHGLNALRQYTRPGRSTDPVFTANMNAVFRWIINQLTHYKATKIVG, from the coding sequence GTGAAGCAACGCCTCGTGGTCAAAATTACGACCCTTTTACATTCGGTCCCGCTGGTGCGGAACCTGGCCCGCAAAAAGTTCGTGGCCCGCTTCGTGCTCGGCCTCTTTAAAAGCCGAAATGTGCAATTCTGCGAGGTGGCGCAGCACCTCAACGACGGCGTGAAACTGGCCTCGAACGAGACGCGCATCCAAGACTTTTTCCGCGAAGCCGACCTGGATTACGTCGCCTTGGCCGTGTTGCTCGTCGGCCTCTTGCCGGGCACGGGCAAGCTGCGCCTGTGCATCGACCGCACGGAGTGGGACTTCGGCCGCTGCCAGGTCAACATCCTGCTCGTGACGGTGGGCCGGGGCGATTGCCACTGGCCCTTGTGCTGGGAGTTGCTCGACAACCGCAGCGGCAACTCCGGCACCGCCGACCGCACGGCGCTGCTGGATTTTTGCCTGCGGGTGCTGGGCCCCGACCGCGTGGGGCTGGTGGTGGGCGACCGCGAGTTTGTGGGCCATGCCTGGTTCAAATACCTCAAAGACAAGGGCATATTATTCGTCATGCGTCTGCCCAAGCACCACCTGCTCACCGACCCCCAAGGCCGTCGTCACGCCGTGGCCGACTGGGGCCTGCGGCCAGGCCAGTGCCGCCAGTTGCCCGTGTGCCAAGTCGACGGGGTTTGGGGCGGGGCGCAGGTCACGGCCTTGGCCGGGGGCGAGTACCTCTTCCTCTTCGGCACGGCCAACCCGGCTTTTTTGGGCCAGTTCTATCGCAAGCGCTGGACGATTGAGGCTTGTTTCCAGAACCTGAAAGGGCGAGGCTTTGCCTTGCGGGCCACGCACCTGCGTTGCCGGGACAAACTCAAAAAACTCGTGGGCCTGGTGAGTTTGGCCTACGCGCTTTGCGTGAGCGTGGGCACCCGCCTGCACGAAAAAGTGCAACCCATCCCCCAGAAGAACAACGGCTACAAACGCGCCAGTTTTGGCCGCCACGGCCTCAACGCCCTGCGCCAGTACACGCGGCCCGGCCGCAGCACCGACCCGGTATTTACCGCCAACATGAATGCTGTGTTCCGATGGATTATCAATCAACTAACTCATTATAAAGCAACTAAAATAGTAGGGTAG
- a CDS encoding CRISPR-associated endonuclease Cas3'', translated as MSTSPVLLAKSASHGGELSLLAHTQHVVAAAEAIAHATGFELRLARLGAALHDLGKAHPAFQRKLGLKPSQADPNPITHRHELSSLGFLPLVPRADWPAVIDMVVAHHKPMQQKDDLLGKGILDLDDRSRTWQADHLAGWEKWSPGALAVLAALELGIVVRPVSQVEAAEALQVAVAHCAAKRKNWSPWRGLLQAADHFASALQHEAAGQLPTLFAKPDLSYFNRSAPLYPLSLRVAGQPQAHTLVVAPTGAGKTDYLLRRCRGRVFYTLPFQASINSMYRRILAAYSTLLF; from the coding sequence ATGAGCACTTCACCAGTATTACTGGCTAAAAGCGCCAGCCACGGCGGCGAGTTGAGCTTGCTGGCGCACACGCAACACGTAGTAGCTGCGGCAGAGGCCATAGCTCATGCTACGGGCTTTGAGCTACGCTTGGCGCGGCTGGGTGCGGCGCTGCACGACTTGGGTAAGGCGCACCCAGCCTTTCAGCGCAAGCTGGGGCTAAAGCCGAGCCAGGCAGACCCGAATCCGATTACGCACCGCCACGAATTATCGTCGCTGGGCTTTTTGCCACTAGTGCCGCGGGCCGATTGGCCCGCCGTGATTGACATGGTAGTGGCCCACCACAAACCCATGCAGCAGAAAGACGACCTGCTGGGCAAGGGTATTCTGGACCTGGACGACCGCAGCCGCACCTGGCAGGCCGACCACCTGGCCGGCTGGGAAAAGTGGTCGCCGGGCGCACTAGCCGTGCTGGCGGCTTTAGAGTTGGGCATTGTGGTGCGGCCCGTAAGCCAGGTCGAAGCCGCGGAAGCCCTGCAAGTAGCCGTAGCGCACTGCGCCGCTAAGCGTAAAAACTGGTCGCCGTGGCGCGGCCTGCTGCAAGCGGCCGACCACTTTGCCTCGGCCCTGCAACACGAGGCAGCCGGCCAACTGCCTACTTTGTTTGCGAAGCCTGATTTGAGTTATTTCAACCGGTCGGCCCCGCTTTACCCCCTGTCGCTGCGGGTGGCCGGCCAGCCCCAGGCGCACACTTTGGTAGTGGCCCCCACGGGCGCGGGTAAAACCGATTATCTGCTGCGGCGCTGCCGGGGGCGGGTCTTCTATACGCTTCCCTTTCAAGCCAGCATCAACTCGATGTACCGGCGCATACTGGCGGCCTACTCTACCCTACTATTTTAG
- the cas1b gene encoding type I-B CRISPR-associated endonuclease Cas1b → MKKTFCLFNPGRLSRQDNTLKYTAYDEAGAEGQTRFLPIEDVADLYVFGSLDANSALYNFLGKHGVSVHFFDYYEHYTGSFMAKEYLLAGRLQVAQTGHYTGLNKRLVLARKLVEGAAFNLLKNLRYYQSRGRVVGEEIVQMELYVSALPHATSVAEIMGYEGNIRQTYYRCFEQLVSAPGFAFGTRSTQPPQNELNALISFGNMLCYAACLSQIYHTQLNPTISFLHEPGTRRFSLALDMAEIFKPLLVDRTIFRLVNKKEIQPRDFVRELDGCLLKESGRKTFVRVFEERMKETIQHRRLNRAVSYQHLIKLECYKLTKHLLNMEEYQPFKAWW, encoded by the coding sequence GTGAAGAAGACCTTTTGCCTATTCAACCCCGGCCGGCTCTCCCGCCAAGACAACACCCTCAAGTACACCGCCTACGACGAGGCCGGCGCCGAGGGCCAAACGCGCTTCCTGCCCATCGAAGACGTGGCCGACCTCTACGTGTTCGGCTCGCTCGATGCGAATTCAGCGCTGTATAATTTTCTGGGCAAGCACGGCGTGTCGGTGCATTTCTTCGACTACTACGAGCACTACACCGGCTCGTTCATGGCCAAGGAATACCTGCTGGCCGGCCGCCTGCAAGTAGCCCAGACCGGCCACTACACCGGCCTCAACAAGCGCCTCGTGCTGGCCCGCAAGCTGGTGGAGGGCGCGGCCTTCAACCTGCTCAAAAACCTGCGTTACTACCAGAGCCGGGGCCGGGTGGTGGGCGAGGAAATTGTGCAGATGGAGCTATACGTATCGGCCCTGCCCCACGCCACGAGCGTAGCCGAAATCATGGGCTACGAGGGCAATATCCGGCAGACGTACTACCGCTGCTTCGAGCAACTGGTGAGCGCGCCGGGCTTTGCCTTCGGCACCCGCAGCACCCAACCGCCCCAAAATGAGCTGAATGCGCTCATTTCGTTCGGTAACATGCTCTGCTACGCGGCCTGCCTCTCGCAGATTTATCATACGCAACTCAATCCGACCATCTCATTTTTGCACGAGCCTGGCACCCGGCGTTTCTCGTTGGCCCTAGATATGGCTGAGATTTTCAAGCCCCTGCTCGTGGACCGCACCATTTTCCGGCTGGTGAACAAGAAGGAGATTCAGCCCCGCGACTTCGTGCGCGAGCTCGACGGCTGCCTGCTAAAGGAGTCGGGCCGCAAAACCTTCGTGCGCGTGTTTGAGGAACGCATGAAAGAAACCATCCAGCACCGACGCCTCAACCGCGCCGTGAGCTATCAGCACCTTATTAAGCTCGAATGCTATAAGCTGACCAAGCACCTGCTGAACATGGAAGAATATCAACCCTTTAAGGCCTGGTGGTAA
- a CDS encoding helix-turn-helix domain-containing protein codes for MPRLAKPVNLPPADAAKLQAIVKKGTHKSRKIARARALLAMSSGKGAAAVQAEGGISTTQYYRLKRRYLAGGLAQALEERPRSGQPPKVTPALEARITSLACSELPTGAARWTLSLLNETLVCLDYGPAVSKETIRQVLKKATSSPG; via the coding sequence ATGCCCCGCCTCGCCAAACCCGTCAATCTACCGCCTGCCGATGCCGCCAAATTGCAGGCGATTGTCAAAAAAGGCACCCACAAGAGCCGCAAAATCGCGCGCGCCCGGGCCCTGCTGGCCATGAGCAGCGGCAAAGGAGCCGCCGCCGTGCAGGCCGAAGGGGGCATTTCCACCACCCAGTACTACCGCCTCAAGCGCCGCTACCTGGCCGGGGGGCTGGCCCAGGCGCTGGAAGAGCGCCCGCGCAGCGGGCAACCGCCGAAGGTGACGCCCGCCCTGGAAGCGCGTATCACCAGTCTGGCGTGCAGTGAATTGCCGACCGGCGCGGCCCGTTGGACGCTCTCGCTGCTCAACGAAACCCTCGTCTGCCTCGACTACGGACCGGCCGTTTCCAAGGAAACGATTCGCCAGGTGTTAAAAAAAGCCACCTCAAGCCCTGGCTAA
- a CDS encoding CRISPR-associated endoribonuclease Cas6, protein MRLHLYLATQQAVPFDYLPALKSAFHRWVGHNEALHEGFSLYSYSWLHGGRAGRGGIRFAEGASWFISAPDEALIHELVSGVVRVPALDLGLAVRDVRMQRAPAFAAGEQPFRVAGPVFIKHEGEKGKPADHLLPGHPLADELLTATLRHKLRQAGLDDAGAAVRFDPAHIATAKSKLFQYKQVQCRGSICPVLVSGSAEQIAFAWEVGVGHSTGIGCGALV, encoded by the coding sequence TTGCGCCTGCACCTCTACCTGGCCACCCAGCAAGCCGTTCCCTTCGACTACCTGCCCGCCCTTAAAAGTGCTTTCCACCGTTGGGTGGGCCACAACGAGGCGTTGCATGAAGGCTTTTCGCTTTACTCTTATTCGTGGCTGCACGGCGGGCGCGCCGGGCGCGGGGGCATCCGCTTCGCAGAAGGAGCCAGTTGGTTTATCTCTGCCCCTGATGAGGCGCTAATCCACGAACTGGTAAGCGGCGTAGTGCGGGTCCCGGCCTTGGACCTAGGCTTGGCCGTGCGCGACGTGCGCATGCAACGTGCCCCCGCGTTTGCCGCGGGCGAGCAGCCCTTCCGCGTGGCCGGCCCGGTGTTTATCAAGCACGAAGGAGAGAAAGGCAAGCCCGCTGACCACCTACTGCCTGGCCACCCGCTCGCCGATGAACTGCTCACCGCCACCCTGCGCCACAAGCTGCGCCAGGCCGGCCTGGACGATGCTGGAGCCGCCGTGCGCTTCGACCCGGCTCACATCGCCACGGCCAAGAGTAAGCTCTTCCAGTACAAGCAGGTGCAGTGCCGCGGCAGCATCTGCCCGGTGCTGGTGAGCGGCAGCGCCGAGCAAATTGCGTTTGCCTGGGAGGTGGGTGTGGGCCACTCCACGGGCATTGGGTGCGGGGCGCTGGTGTGA
- the cas4 gene encoding CRISPR-associated protein Cas4, which yields MRITGKHINYYHICHRKLWLFHHGISFQQTHDNVADGTLLHQTAYPQRAQRYREIQIKGIKIDFYDPHERVVHEIKRSNKMEAASVAQLQFYLLTLERHGVVEPTGLLEYPKIRRVEKVVLTDADRVAIAEWEAAIAQLVAQETCPSVINKPFCKNCSYYDFCYSGE from the coding sequence ATGCGTATTACCGGCAAGCACATCAACTACTACCACATCTGCCACCGCAAGCTGTGGCTGTTTCACCACGGTATCAGCTTTCAGCAGACGCACGACAACGTGGCCGATGGCACGCTGCTGCACCAAACGGCCTACCCGCAGCGTGCCCAGCGCTACCGCGAGATTCAGATTAAGGGCATCAAAATTGATTTTTACGACCCGCACGAGCGGGTGGTGCACGAAATCAAGCGCAGCAATAAGATGGAAGCCGCCAGCGTGGCCCAGCTCCAGTTTTACCTGCTCACGCTGGAGCGCCACGGCGTAGTAGAGCCCACCGGCCTGCTGGAATACCCCAAAATCCGCCGCGTGGAGAAAGTAGTGCTGACGGACGCCGACCGCGTAGCCATTGCCGAATGGGAAGCGGCCATCGCGCAGCTGGTAGCGCAGGAAACCTGTCCGTCCGTCATCAACAAGCCCTTCTGCAAGAATTGCAGCTACTACGACTTCTGCTACTCGGGCGAGTAA
- a CDS encoding DUF6088 family protein, translating into MAKDSIMQRVKAQLDQVPLGALVSYADFVQEPAQFAAVAAALSRLRKAGEIIRFAKGQYYRPHISRFGTVAPSDQAVFAAVGAATGQLIPYATGVSVYNRLGLTTQVPAVVTLASTRRRRNLPRRLRTVVRPALEQVSDVPLLQWLEVLRDVRRIPDTSPDRVVTRVAKELRQLTPPARRRLTELACQQAPPRARALLGALLENLPGKKDAGALRRTLNPLTTYRLGISAKILPNRAAWHIQ; encoded by the coding sequence GTGGCAAAGGATTCCATCATGCAGCGGGTAAAAGCGCAACTGGACCAGGTTCCCCTGGGCGCCTTGGTCAGCTATGCAGACTTCGTGCAGGAGCCTGCCCAGTTTGCCGCCGTGGCGGCGGCCTTAAGTCGTCTTCGCAAGGCGGGCGAAATCATACGCTTTGCCAAAGGCCAGTACTATCGCCCGCACATCAGCCGCTTTGGTACCGTTGCGCCGAGTGACCAGGCCGTATTCGCGGCGGTGGGCGCTGCTACGGGGCAGCTCATACCCTATGCAACTGGGGTGAGTGTCTATAACCGGCTGGGCCTCACGACCCAGGTGCCAGCAGTGGTCACCCTGGCGTCCACGCGGCGGCGGCGAAACCTGCCCCGCCGCCTGCGTACCGTTGTGCGGCCGGCCCTGGAGCAAGTTAGTGATGTACCGCTGCTGCAATGGCTGGAAGTGTTACGAGATGTACGGCGGATTCCCGATACTTCCCCCGACCGCGTGGTCACGCGCGTAGCGAAAGAACTCCGGCAGCTAACCCCCCCGGCCCGTCGTCGACTCACCGAACTTGCCTGCCAGCAAGCGCCCCCCCGAGCCCGCGCTTTATTGGGGGCGCTACTGGAAAACCTCCCCGGTAAAAAAGACGCCGGGGCGCTTCGCCGGACGCTAAATCCGCTCACCACTTATCGCCTCGGAATTAGCGCCAAAATCCTTCCTAACCGCGCCGCTTGGCACATTCAATGA
- a CDS encoding IS630 family transposase — protein sequence MWCIGTITGEYLANLEDVLDVYSAPAAAGVVRLCFDERPCQLLDHVLTPLPPKPNATQKEHQEYVRKGVCNVLLAYNIDTGQRHLQVTTTKNKGDYARFMDWLVQTHYPEAAKIQLVQDNYSTHTYGAFYEHLPLETARYLRHTLEFHYTPKHGSWLNMAEIEFAALSRQCLDQRIATQQRLEQEALAWQAKRNAAATKVNWSFTTEKARDKLKNRYAELTKITDEIKLSEH from the coding sequence ATGTGGTGCATTGGCACCATCACGGGCGAATACCTGGCCAATCTGGAGGACGTGCTCGACGTCTACAGCGCCCCGGCCGCAGCGGGCGTGGTGCGCCTGTGTTTCGACGAGCGGCCCTGCCAACTGCTCGACCACGTGCTTACGCCGCTGCCGCCCAAGCCCAACGCGACCCAAAAAGAACACCAGGAGTACGTGCGAAAAGGCGTCTGCAACGTGCTGCTGGCTTATAACATCGACACAGGTCAGCGCCACTTGCAGGTGACGACGACCAAAAACAAGGGCGATTACGCCCGTTTTATGGACTGGCTCGTGCAAACCCACTACCCCGAGGCGGCCAAAATCCAGCTCGTGCAAGACAATTACAGCACCCACACCTACGGGGCCTTTTACGAACACCTACCCCTCGAGACGGCCCGCTACCTGCGCCACACCCTCGAATTCCACTACACGCCCAAGCACGGCTCCTGGCTCAACATGGCGGAAATCGAATTTGCCGCCCTCTCCCGCCAGTGCCTGGACCAGCGTATCGCCACCCAGCAACGACTCGAACAAGAGGCATTGGCCTGGCAAGCCAAGCGCAACGCCGCCGCCACCAAAGTCAATTGGTCCTTCACCACCGAAAAGGCCCGCGATAAGTTGAAAAACAGATACGCTGAATTAACCAAAATAACTGATGAAATTAAACTGTCAGAACACTAG
- the cas3 gene encoding CRISPR-associated helicase Cas3' — MVFGTPGYEAVILDVRGADIILDEVHTYSAQTQSMVLEIVDALWRLGCRLHIGTATMPTVLYQELLRRLGGPAAVAEVALLAAELDEFDRHAVYKIARDPDNPKAWPAATEEILAEAMAAQEKVLVICNTVQGAQERYKDLRAQFPNVQMLLLHSRFRRGDRAERERRLEEDFNNSAVSGPCLVVSTQVVEVSLDISFDRMLTEAAPLDALVQRFGRVNRRRTPETIGKLKPVHVLAPGPSCLPYDREVIEASFAQLPDGGNVLRERDAQAKIDAVYPALQISSISTHVIWEGERCTLRELCNNQRAVLVETLEIESTACILATDRTAYLEGRWEARTQLEIPVSWRSIYARKKTYERLDVGLMPFVVPGNKEYDELGLQFEEHDIFLEN, encoded by the coding sequence GTGGTATTTGGGACGCCCGGCTATGAAGCCGTGATACTGGACGTGCGCGGGGCCGATATCATTCTGGACGAAGTACATACTTATTCGGCCCAGACCCAGAGCATGGTGCTGGAGATAGTGGATGCCCTCTGGCGGTTGGGCTGCCGACTGCACATCGGCACGGCCACCATGCCCACGGTGCTTTACCAAGAGCTGCTGCGCCGTCTGGGTGGCCCGGCGGCGGTAGCTGAAGTAGCGCTGCTAGCAGCCGAGCTGGACGAGTTTGACCGGCACGCCGTGTACAAAATTGCCCGTGACCCCGACAATCCCAAGGCCTGGCCGGCGGCAACCGAAGAAATCCTAGCAGAGGCAATGGCCGCGCAGGAGAAGGTGCTGGTGATCTGCAACACGGTGCAGGGGGCGCAGGAGCGCTACAAGGACTTGCGGGCACAATTTCCGAACGTGCAGATGCTGCTGCTGCACAGCCGGTTCCGGCGCGGCGACCGGGCCGAGCGCGAGCGGCGGCTGGAAGAGGATTTTAATAACTCGGCTGTGTCGGGCCCGTGCCTGGTCGTGTCGACGCAGGTAGTGGAGGTGAGTCTCGACATCAGCTTTGACCGGATGCTGACCGAGGCTGCCCCGCTCGATGCGCTGGTGCAGCGCTTCGGACGGGTAAACCGGCGGCGCACCCCCGAAACTATTGGTAAGCTCAAGCCAGTGCACGTGCTGGCCCCCGGCCCGAGCTGCCTGCCTTACGACCGCGAAGTGATAGAAGCCAGCTTCGCGCAACTGCCTGATGGCGGCAACGTGCTGCGCGAGCGCGATGCCCAAGCCAAGATTGATGCCGTGTACCCGGCGCTGCAAATTTCCAGCATCAGCACCCACGTCATCTGGGAAGGGGAGCGGTGCACCCTCCGCGAGCTCTGCAACAACCAGCGGGCGGTGCTGGTCGAAACCCTGGAGATTGAATCGACGGCCTGCATCCTGGCCACCGACCGTACTGCTTACCTGGAAGGCCGCTGGGAAGCGCGCACGCAACTAGAAATTCCGGTGAGCTGGCGCAGTATATACGCCCGCAAAAAGACCTACGAGCGCCTCGACGTGGGCCTGATGCCCTTCGTGGTGCCCGGTAATAAAGAATACGACGAATTAGGCCTGCAATTCGAGGAACACGACATTTTTCTGGAAAATTAG
- a CDS encoding transposase, which translates to MKQRLVVKITTLLHSVPLVRNLARKKFVARFVLGLFKSRNVQFCEVAQHLNDGVKLASNETRIQDFFREADLDYVALAVLLVGLLPGMGKLRLCIDRTEWDFGRCQVNILLVTVGRGDCHWPLCWELLDNRSGNSGTADRTALLDFCLRVLGPDRVGLVVGDREFVGHAWFKYLKDKGILFVMRLPKHHLLTDPQGRRHAVADWGLRPGQCRQLPVCQVDGVWGGAQVTALAGGEYLFLFGTANPAFLGQFYRKRWTIEACFQNLKGRGFALRATHLRCRDKLKKLVGLVSLAYALCVSVGTRLHEKVQPIPQKNNGYKRASFGRHGLNALRQYTRPGRSTDPVFTANMNAVFRWIINQLTHYKATKIVG; encoded by the coding sequence GTGAAGCAACGCCTCGTGGTCAAAATTACGACCCTTTTACATTCGGTCCCGCTGGTGCGGAACCTGGCCCGCAAAAAGTTCGTGGCCCGCTTCGTGCTCGGCCTCTTTAAAAGCCGAAATGTGCAATTCTGCGAGGTGGCGCAGCACCTCAACGACGGCGTGAAACTGGCCTCGAACGAGACGCGCATCCAAGACTTTTTCCGCGAAGCCGACCTGGATTACGTCGCCTTGGCCGTGTTGCTCGTCGGCCTCTTGCCGGGCATGGGCAAGCTGCGCCTGTGCATCGACCGCACGGAGTGGGACTTCGGCCGCTGCCAGGTCAACATCCTGCTCGTGACGGTGGGCCGGGGCGATTGCCACTGGCCCTTGTGCTGGGAGTTGCTCGACAACCGCAGCGGCAACTCCGGCACCGCCGACCGCACGGCGCTGCTGGATTTTTGCCTGCGGGTGCTGGGCCCCGACCGCGTGGGGCTGGTGGTGGGCGACCGCGAGTTTGTGGGCCATGCCTGGTTCAAATACCTCAAAGACAAGGGCATATTATTCGTCATGCGTCTGCCCAAGCACCACCTGCTCACCGACCCCCAAGGCCGTCGTCACGCCGTGGCCGACTGGGGCCTGCGGCCAGGCCAGTGCCGCCAGTTGCCCGTGTGCCAAGTCGACGGGGTTTGGGGCGGGGCGCAGGTCACGGCCTTGGCCGGGGGCGAGTACCTCTTCCTCTTCGGCACGGCCAACCCGGCTTTTTTGGGCCAGTTCTATCGCAAGCGCTGGACGATTGAGGCTTGTTTCCAGAACCTGAAAGGGCGGGGCTTTGCCTTGCGGGCCACGCACCTGCGTTGCCGGGACAAACTCAAAAAACTCGTGGGCCTGGTGAGTTTGGCCTACGCGCTTTGCGTGAGCGTGGGCACCCGCCTGCACGAAAAAGTGCAACCCATCCCCCAGAAGAACAACGGCTACAAACGCGCCAGTTTTGGCCGCCACGGCCTCAACGCCCTGCGCCAGTACACGCGGCCCGGCCGCAGCACCGACCCGGTATTTACCGCCAACATGAATGCTGTGTTCCGATGGATTATCAATCAACTAACTCATTATAAAGCAACTAAAATAGTAGGGTAG